The Mastacembelus armatus chromosome 9, fMasArm1.2, whole genome shotgun sequence genome contains a region encoding:
- the prlhr2a gene encoding prolactin releasing hormone receptor 2a translates to MEDTGSGWVAELTPPSVMNDVNGNDTGQVFEVALQNGSLTRSPQFVGVELLQSFKLLIIPCYTLVALVGVFGNYLLLYVICRTRKMHNVTNFFIGNLAFSDMLMCATCVPFTLAYAFNPHGWVFGRFMCYLVYLIQPVTVYVSVFTLTAIGVDRYYATVHPLKKRISVLACTYLLSGIWLLSCGLVAPAVAHTYHVEFKNEGFTICEEFWMGQERQRLAYAYSTLFITYVLPLSALSISYLCISVKLRNCVIPGHHTQSQAEAQRMRKRKTFRLVSLVVAAFGICWMPISVFNVLRDIDIDLIDKRYFLLIQLLCHLCAMSSSCCNPFLYAWLHDRFRAELRKMFTCHRRIGISANNCATASVAL, encoded by the exons ATGGAGGACACAGGCAGTGGCTGGGTGGCCGAGCTCACCCCCCCAAGTGTGATGAATGATGTGAATGGCAATGACACCGGTCAGGTCTTTGAGGTAGCGCTGCAGAATGGCTCCTTGACGCGCAGCCCTCAGTTTGTGGGTGTAGAGCTGCTGCAGTCCTTCAAGCTGCTCATCATTCCCTGCTACACTCTGGTGGCTCTGGTGGGTGTTTTTGGCAACTACCTGCTCCTCTATGTCATTTGTCGCACCCGCAAGATGCACAATGTCACAAACTTCTTTATCGGAAACCTGGCCTTCTCCGACATGCTGATGTGTGCTACATGTGTCCCCTTCACGCTGGCTTACGCCTTCAACCCTCACGGCTGGGTCTTTGGCCGCTTCATGTGCTACTTGGTTTACCTCATCCAGCCAGTGACAGTATATGTATCAGTCTTCACCCTCACTGCCATTGGTGTGGACCG ATACTATGCTACAGTGCACCCTCTGAAAAAGCGCATCTCGGTCTTGGCGTGCACCTACCTTCTGTCTGGGATCTGGCTGCTGTCCTGCGGTTTGGTGGCTCCAGCTGTGGCTCACACCTACCATGTGGAGTTTAAGAATGAGGGCTTCACCATCTGTGAGGAGTTCTGGATGGGCCAGGAGAGGCAGCGGCTGGCTTACGCGTACAGCACTCTCTTCATCACCTACGTCCTGCCTCTGTCGGCGCTCTCCATCTCTTACTTGTGCATCTCTGTGAAACTGCGGAACTGTGTCATACCTGGCCACCACACCCAGAGCCAGGCAGAGGCTCAGCGCATGCGCAAACGCAAGACCTTCCGCCTGGTGAGCCTGGTGGTGGCGGCGTTTGGTATCTGCTGGATGCccatcagtgtttttaatgttctgcGCGACATTGACATTGACCTGATTGATAAGCGGTACTTCCTGCTCATTCAGCTGCTCTGTCACCTGTGCGCCATGAGCTCGTCCTGCTGTAACCCTTTCCTCTACGCATGGCTGCACGACCGCTTCCGCGCTGAGCTGCGCAAAATGTTCACGTGTCACCGTCGCATTGGCATCTCGGCCAACAACTGCGCCACAGCCAGCGTGGCcctgtga